The Candidatus Eisenbacteria bacterium genomic sequence GCGGTCATCATCGGGTTTCACGTGAAGCCCGATCCCAAGGCGACGGAGCTGGCGGGCAAGGAAAAGGTCGACGTCCGGCTCTACGAGATCATCTACGAGGCGGTCGCCGACGTGAAAGACGCGATGTCGGGCCTCCTGAAGCCCGAGATCCGCGAGACCGTCCTCGGCTCGGCCGAGGTGAGGCAGATCTTCAACACCACCAAGGCCGGCACGATCGCGGGTTGCAAGGTCGTTTCCGGAGCCATCCAGCGCAGCGCGCGCGCCCGCCTTCTCCGGGAGGGCTCGTCCGTTTGGGACGGAAAGATCGATTCCCTGCGGCGGTTCAAGGACGACGTGCGCGAGGTGGCGGCCCCGCTGGAGTGCGGAATCGGGCTCGAGGGACGCGACGACGTGAAAGTGAACGACATGATCGAAGCCTATGTCCTCGAGGAATTCGCGCGTCGGCTTACGTGAGATGGTAGTCGGCCTGCTCCAGATGGAGCTTCACCTTCCCGCCTCCCACTCGCTCAAGGCGAAGCGCTCGGTCGTGAACCACGTCAAGGAGCGGCTCCGGACGCGCTTCAACGCGTCCGTGGCGGAAGTGGACCACCAGGACTTGTGGCAGCGCGCGACGCTGGGCGTGGCGGTCGTGAGCGGAGAGCCGGGCGTGTTGGACAAGGTGCTTCGAGACATCCTGGCCTGCGTGGAGCGGGAGGACCGCCTCGCGGTCCTGGACTACCAGATCCGAATCGACTGACCGGCATTCCTACGATGCCTTCACGCAAGCAGAGTCCCCGCACGCGCCGCGTGGCGGACCGGATCCAGGTCGAGCTGGCCGAGATCCTGAGCACCAGGACGGAAGACCCGAGGCTTCGCGTGCTCTCGGTGACGGGAGCAGAGGTGAGCCGCGACTTCTCCCTCGCGAAGGTCTGGGTGGCCGGGACGCTCCTGACCCCGGACTCGGAACCCAACGTGCTCCAGGCGCTCGCCCGCGCGACGCCGTACTTTCGCAGCCTCCTGGCGGCCCGGCTGGGGCTTCGCATCGTCCCCGAGCTCCAGTTCCAGATCGACCGGTCGATCGAGAAGGGTGCGCGAATCGAGCAGCTCCTGCGTGAAATTCAGGAACCTCCCGATGAATGACGTCACGCTCGAGGGGCTCGAAGCGTTTCTTGCGGGTCGCGAGGAGTTCCTGGTGACCGCGCACATCGATCCCGACGGCGACGCGGTGGGATCCTGCCTCGGCCTCAAGCTCGCGCTGGATCACATGGGGAAAACGGCGGAGGTAGTGCTCGACTCGCCGGTCCCCGCCGCGCTCCTCTTCCTGCCGGCCGCGTCGACGATCCGGCGTCCGGATCATGTTCAGAAGAAATTCGATTCCGCCTTCGTGCTCGACAGCTCCTCGCTGGATCGTACGGGCTCGGTTCCGGAGCGTTGCCTGAATCCCGGAGCCAAGATCGCGGTCTTCGACCATCACTGGGGAAACGACGGGTTCGGAGATATCCGCCTCGTCAATCCGGAGGCGTCCGCCACGGCCGAGCTGGTCTACGACGTCATCGACCTTCTTCACATTCCGATCTCTCCCGAAATCGCCGAGTGCCTCTATGCCGGCATCCTCTCCGATACGGGCGGCTTCCGTTACGCGAACACCTCCTCCCGCACCCTGCGCGTCGCCGCGAGGTTGGTCGAGCGCGGGGCCAGGGCGCCCGTGGTCGCCGAGGCGCTCTACGCGACGAAAACGGCGCCGAGCTTGCGCATCCTGGGCTTGGCGCTCGCCTCGCTCGAGACGCGGAGCGGGGGAAGAATCGGGGCGATGACCATCTCACGGGACATGTTCGAGCGGGCGGGCGCGACGCCCGAGGATGCCGACGGAATCGTCCAGTATGCCAAGGCTCTCGCGGGCGCGCGTGTGGGCGTGCTCGTCCAAGAGGTGGCGCCGAACGAAATCAGAGCGAGCCTCCGGTCGGACGGGACGGTGGATGTGAACGAGGTGGCGTCCCTGTTCGGCGGCGGAGGTCACCGGAACGCGGCGGGGCTTCGGGTGCGGGGGGATTTGGAGCGGGTCCGAAACGACCTCTACGAGGCCCTCGACCGGGCGATGAATGGCGGACCTCCTCCATCTGCTGGATAAGCCGGAAGGCTGGACCTCCCACGACGTGGTCGCGCGCATGCGGCGAATCCTGGGCGAGCGCCGCGTGGGCCACGCCGGAACGCTCGATCCTTTCGCCACGGGGCTCCTCATCCTGGCCGAAGGGCGGGCGACGGCGCTCCTCGGCTGCGTGAGCCTCCTCCCGAAACGCTATCTCGCGAAGGCGCGCCTCGGGATCGCGACCGACACGCAGGACCGAACCGGGAAGCCCATCCGCGTCTCGGAGCGGATCCCCGGGCGGGAAGGGATCCAGGCGGCGCTCGAGCGCCTGCGTGGGGTGACCCGCCAGCGCCCGCCGCTCTATTCGGCGGTAAGGGTGCGGGGTGAGCGGCTCTATAAGGCGGCGCGCCGGGGTGAATCCCCGGACCCCGGGGAGCGTACGATCCGGGTCTATGAGCTTGAGGTGCTCGACGGCACGTTGCCGGAGCTTGGCCTCGACTTGACGGTGAGCCGGGGCACGTACGTGCGCACGCTGGCCCATGACTTGGGCGAGTTGCTCGGGTGCGGCGCCCACCTCCTCTCCTTGCGCCGGATCGCATCGGGACCATTCCACGTGGACGAGGCCCTTTCGCCCGAGCCCTGCTCCGGGAATGGGGCGGGCGATTTTCGCGGGCGCGCGCTCACCCCCGCCCAAGCTGTGATGCACCTGCCGCGCGCGACGCTCACCTCGGAGGAGGCGGCGCGGCTCCGCCACGGTCGCGCGCCGGCTCTGGGCCCCGACCGGATCGAGCCCGCGCCCCTCGGCTATCCGCTTCCTCCCGGGGAGACGCGCTGGCCGCTCGCCCTTCTCGCGCCGGAGGGTGAGCTGCTCGGGCTCGCGGAATCCCCGTGCCCGGCGGTCCCTTCCGAGGCGCCACCCCAGGCCGTGGTCCGTCTTCTGCGCGTGTTTCCATGACCCGGATCTCACGTCCGATCGCGATGACGATCGGGGTTTTTGACGGGTTGCACTTGGGTCACCAGCGCGTGATCGCGGCGACCGTGGAGGTCGCGCGAGAGCGCGGCGGGATCGCGTGGGTGACGACCTTCGACCCGCACCCCGACACGATCGTGCGCGGCGTGCCGCCTCGTCCTTGGATCACCCCCCCGGAGGAGCGCGAAGAGCTGCTCCACGCGATGGGTGTCGACCGGGTGCACGTGGAGCGCTTCGATAGGAGCGTTCAGGCCCTGCCGCCCGAGGGATTCATCGACCGCGTGCTCGGCGTCGGCGCGCCGCTGGCGGTGCTCGTCATCGGACCCGATTTTCGGATGGGGCGCGACCGTGTCGGAGACCGCGCGTATCTCGAAGCTCTGGGGGAGCGACGCGGATTCGCGGTCCGTGAGGTGCCGTTCCTCATGGGGGGTGGAGGAAAGCTCTCGAGCACCGCGCTGAGGGGGCTCATCCAGGCGGGGTCGGTCGAGGAAGCGTCGGCGATGCTCGGCCGCCCGTACTCGCTGCGCGGCCGGGTCGGTTCCGGCGCCGGCCGCGGCAGGCAGCTAGGGTACCCCACGGCCAATTTGGAGGTTCACCCGGCGAAGCTCTTGCCCGCACCAGGTATTTACATATCCAGCAATAGATTGCTTGGAATCACATGGCCCGGCCTTACGTACGTCGGAAGCGCGGAGACGTTTGGGCCGGGGCCGGTCCGGGTCGAGGCGCATCTTCTGGATTACGACGGCAAGGAGTCGCTCCGCGGGAAGGTGCTCGTCACGAGCCTCGTGCGGAGGCTCCGCGGAGACGAGGTCTTCGAAAGCCCCGAGGCGCTCATCCGGGCCATGGATCAGGACCGGGCAAGGGCCGCGGAATACTGGAGTTCCAGGGCGGCCGCGCGTGGAACGATATCGGGGAGCGTCCCAGATTGAGCGTTGCATCCAGATTCCACTCTGTTGTAAAGTGCGGCCGTCCAGAGAGAGAGGGAAAGTCATGGAGGTGGACCACCGGTGCCGTTGACACCTGAGAGGAAGCGCGAGGTTATCGATCACTTCCGCACCCACGAGACGGACTCGGGGTCCGCGGAAGTCCAGATCGCGCTCCTGACCGAACGCATCAAATACCTGACGGAGCACTTCAAGGTGCACAAGCGCGACCATCACAGTCGGCGCGGGTTGCTCCGAATGGTCGGTCAACGACGCAGGCTGCTCGACTATCTGAAGTCCTCCAACGTCGAGCGCTACCGGATGGTGGTCAAGGAGCTCGGTCTCCGCAAATAGCGCTCCTGTCCGGGCGGCAGCGCGCCCGCGAGCACGCTCACCCGAAGACTCCCCCAAAACTCCCTGCGCTCCGTCCGGCTCCATGGCCGCCCTGCGGAGCGCCTCGTTGCATTAGAAGGGTCATGATCGAATCGAGAGATGGAAGGAGAAGAGAATGCCCGAATCTGTAAGCCTCGACCTTGGGGGCCGTACCTTCAGCATCGAAGTCGGCAAGGTCGCCAAGCAAGCCTCCGGGTCAGCGTGGGTGCGGTACGGGGACACGGTGGTTCTGGTCGCCGCGGTCGCATCCAAGTACCCGATCGACAAGGACTTCTTTCCCCTTAGCGTGGAATACCGGGAGAAGACCTACGCAGCCGGGAAGATCCCCGGTGGTTTCTTCAAGCGCGAGGGGCGACCCACGGAGAAGGAAATCCTGAGCAGCCGGTTGATCGACCGTCCGCTGCGGCCTTTGTTCCCGGACGGTTTCCGCAACGAGATCCAGATCTCCGCCACGGTCCTTTCCTCGGATCAGGCGAATGATTCGGACATCCTGGGAATCACCGGCGCCTCGGTCGCGCTCATGGTCTCGGACATCCCGTTTCCGGAGCCGGTCTCGGGGGTCAGAGTCGGATTCGTGGAAGGCAAGCTGGTCCTGAATCCGACGTTCCAGGAGCTGGAGCAATCCGCCCTGGACATGGTCGTGGCCGGCACCGATTCCTCGATCGTGATGGTCGAGGGAGGGGCCCGCGAAGTGCCCGAAGCGACGGTTGTGGAGGCGCTCCGGTTCGCGCACAAGCACATCCTCGAGCTGAACAAGATCCAGGTCGAGCTTCGGCGCCGCATCGGGAAGCCGAAGCGCGAGTTTGCCGTTCCGCCGAAGGATGCGGGCCTCGAGGCGGCCGTGGAGCGCGAGTTCGGCGATCGCGTCCGCCGGGCAAACGAGATTCAAACGAAGGAGGAGCGCCAGGCGGAGCTCGACCGCGTGAAGGAAGAGGCGCTCGCCAAATTCGAGGAGTCCCACCCCGATATGGGGAAGCAGATCGCCACGATCCTCGAGCACATCGAGAGCCAGGATCTGCGTCGTCGGATCTTGAAGGAAGGCCGGCGCGCCGACGGGCGGGGCCCGGACGACATCAGGGCGATCACGTGCGAAGTCGGCGTGCTGCCGCGCACGCACGGATCCGCGCTCTTCACCCGCGGCCAAACCCAGAGCCTGGTCGCGACGACGCTCGGAACGAAAGTGGACGAGCAGCGCGTCGAGGAGCTGGAAGGTCAGTCCTGGAAGAGCTACATGCTGCATTATAACTTCCCGCCCTTCAGCGTCGGGGAGGTGAGACCGATGCGCGGGCCCGGCCGGCGCGAAATCGGCCACGGCGCGCTCGCCGAACGCGCGATCGAGCCCCTGATTCCTTCCGACATCGACTTCCCCTACACCATTCGCGTCGTCTCGGACATTCTCGAGTCAAACGGTAGCTCGTCGATGGCGACGGTGTGCGGGGGTAGTCTTTCCTTGATGGACGCGGGCGTTCCGATCAAGGCCCACGTCGCCGGAATCGCGATGGGCCTGATCAAAGATGGAAATGACATCGCGATCCTGACGGACATTCTGGGCGTCGAGGATCATCTGGGGGACATGGACTTCAAGGTGACCGGCACCCGCGAGGGCATCACCGCGTTCCAGATGGACATCAAGATCGAAGGCCTCTCGATGGACATCATGTCGCGCGCGCTCGAGAAGGCCCGCGTCGCGAGGATGCACGTCCTGGGCAAGATGGAGGCGGCGATCGCGACACCGCGCGCCGAGCTCTCGCCCTACGCGCCGCGGATCTACATCATGATGATCGATCCGGACAAGATCCGGGAGGTCATCGGACCAGGCGGCAAGATGATCAAGAAGATCAGCGCCGAGACGGGGACCCAGATCGACATCGAGGACTCCGGCGAAGTCCGCATCGCAGCGTTCAGCGGGGCGGACGGGGACCGGGCGCGAGACATCATCCGATCGATCACCGAGGACCCCGAGGTCGGGCGCATTTATTCGGGGATCGTGCGCCGGGTGGTGCCGTTCGGGGCCTTCGTCGAAATCTCCCCGGGCAAAGACGGCTTGGTCCACATCTCGGAGCTCGAGCCGCACCGCGTGGAGCGGGTCGAGGACGTCATCAACGAAGGGGACACGGTCCTGGTCAAGGTGATCGGGATCGACCGCGAAGGCAAGATCAAGCTGAGCCGCAAGCAAGCGCTCCCGGGATACGAGGAGTCCGGGGACCACGAAGCACAGCGCCGGCCGCCGGGCGGCGGCGGGGAGCGCCCCCGGAGGAAGCCGGAGCACTCGCGCCGCTAGCGCGCCGTCGAAGAGCGGTTCGGACCACGTCCAGCGGAGGCCACGGCCTCCGTTCTGGTTTGAGGAGGGTCGTTGGACGAAGGGGATCGGTTTCGCCGGGTCGAGCTTCCGTCCGGCCTGACCGTGATCGGCGAGCACGTGGACTCCGTGCGTTCCCTGTCGATCGGGGTTTGGGTCAAGGTAGGGGCGCGGCATGAGGCGACGCCCGAATCGGGGATGTCGCATTTCCTCGAGCACATGGTTTTCAAGGGAACGCACACCCGGGACGCCTACGAGCTGGCGCTGAGCCTGGAATCGGTCGGCGGCCACCTGGACGCGTTCACCGGCCGCGAAGTGACCTGTTTCGACGCGCGCGCTTTGGACGAGCACTTGAACCTCGCGGTGGAGGTGCTCGCGGATCTCGTTCTGAACCCCAAGCTCGATCCCGACGACGTGGAGAAGGAAAAGAAGGTCATTCTGGACGAGATCCACACCTACGAGGACACGCCCGACGAGAGAATCCACGACCTTTTCGCCGACGTCGTGTGGTCCGGGCATCCGCTGGGCAACCGGATCCTCGGCACCCGCGAATCGGTCCAGGCATTTACGCGTGAGGACGTCGCGCGCTACCACGCGCGCCGGTACTGCGCTTCCAATCTTCTCGTCGCGATCGCGGGCCGCTTCGACTGGGAGCGGTTCGTGGGTGAGGTTTCGTCCCGGTTCGGCGATGCTCCGCCCGGGGTCCCGCCCGAATCCAAGAGCGTGCAACCGAACGGCCGGGACGTGGTTCATCATGTAAAGGACCTGGCGCAGCAATACCTCTGTATCGGCGGCCGGGGTCTCCCATCCCAGCATCCCGACCGCCACGCACTGATCGTTCTCTCAACCCTGCTGGGCGGAGGCATGAGCTCACGCCTGTTCCAGCGGGTGCGGGAGCAGGAGGGGTTGGCCTATTCGGTCTATACCTATGCGGATTTCTACCGCGACGCGGGAATCATCTGCGCGGGGATGAACGTCCAGCCGCAGCACGGCCGGAGGGTCGTGGCGCTGACGCTGGAAGAGTTCGAGCGCGTCATCCGGCAGGGCGTACCTGAAAATGAGCTCCGTTCCGTGAAGGCACAGCTCAAGGGGAATCTCCTCCTGGGGCTCGAGAGCACTTCGAACCGGATGAACCGGATCGCGCGGAACCAGCTTTATGAAGGACGCTTCGTCTCTGTGGACGAGCTGGTTCGGAGGGTGGACTTGGTGCGATCCGAAGATGTCCAAAGGGTGGCGTTGGAGTTGATCTCGCGCGATCGGATCTCGCTCGTCGCGCTCGGGCCCAGCGCGGGCTCCGAGTTCGAAACGGGTGACCTCATGCTCGGAACCGCCGCGTGAGCGATCGGCCGGATCTCGAGGACCGGATGGAGGCGGGCGCGGTTCCGCTGCGCGTTTCCCTGGAGCCGCACGCGTTCGCTCCGCCCGCCTACCAAAGCGAGCATGCCGCCGGGCTTGACGTCTTCGCGGCCGTCTTGGAGCCGCTCACGATTGGACCGGGCCAGGTGGCGGCGGTGCCGACCGGCGTGCGCCTGGAGATCCCCCGCGGGTATGAAGCCCAGGTGCGGCCGCGCAGCGGGCTCGCGCTCAGGCACCGGATCGGGATTCCGAACGGTCCGGGAACGATCGACGCCGATTACCGCGGAGAAGTGAAGGTCTTGCTCATCAACTTCGGGGAAGAGCCGTACATCGTTCATCGCGGCGACCGAATCGCCCAGCTCGTGTTCGCCAGAGTGGCCAGAGTCTCGCTCACGGTAGCGGCCGCGCTCCATGAGACCGCGCGAGGCGACGGCGGATTCGGACACACCGGGCGATGACGCGCCATCAGGCGCGCGGATGCACGGGCCGCAGGCTCCTTCTGGGATGCGCCCTTCTCGCCTTTCTTCTCTCCTCGCTCCTGATGGTTCCACTGCGCCGGGATCGCGCCGAGGCGCTCGAGCCCACGCCCCCGTCGAACCCGGATACGGTCGACCTCACGCCGTATCTCACCCAGCGGGAAGCACGACACGCCAAGGTGCCGTGGAAAATCGGCGAGTACTTCCAGTTCTCGATCGATTGGAGCGGCTTGAACGGCGGGAACGCGCTCATGCAGGTCCAGAACATGCAAACCGTCGACGGACGCCGCACGTGGCGAATCGTCACGAAGGCGGAGTCGAACTCGTTCGTCTCGAAGTTCTACAAGGTGCGCGACCGCGCGGAATCCTTCGTCGACGCCGAATCTCTCTATACGCGCCGTTTCGAAAAACATATCCGGGAAGGGTCCTACAAGAAGGATCTCTCGGTGAGGTTCGACCAGGAGAACCGGAAGGCGATCTATCAAGACGGGAAGTCCTACGAAGTGGCGCCCCAAGTGCAGGACGTCCTTTCCGCCTTCTACTACGTGAGGACGCTTCCGCTCCCGGACGGCGCCACGATCGTAATCCCCACGCATGACAACGAGAAGACCTACGACATGGTGGTGAACGTGATCCGGCGCGAGCGGGTCGAAGTGCCGGCCGGTAAATTCGATTGCGTCCTGGTGGAGCCGGTGCTCAAGTCCGAGGGAATCTTCAAGTCCAGAGGTCAGATGTACGTCTGGCTTTCGGACGACGAGCGGAGGATCCCGGTGCAGGTCAAGAGCAAAGTTCCCATCGGGTCGATCTCAGTGAGCCTGACCGATATGAGACTCGCTTTCGTGGGAAAACGGTGAGCCCGCGGGAGGAGATTGATTTGTCGGGGGTCCGCACGATTCCCGTCGCCGAGCGTCCCACCAAAGTGCGCGTGGAGCAGTTCGCTCCGGCGCCCGATCCGAGCGCGCCCCAAGGAGCCTTCGAGCGCTTCCTCCCCGACCTACTCTCCGGCGCTTCTCTCCGGGCCTTGATCGCCGCCTGGGACGAAGCCAAGAAAGGCGGCCGCCCCATCCTCGGGATGTTTGGCGGGCATGTGATCAAGACGGGGGTGCAGCGTCCGCTTCTCTCCCTGATGGATGAGGGAGCGTTCTCGGCAATCGCGATGAACGGCGCGGCCGCGATCCACGATTTCGAGATCGCGATGTGGGGGAACACTTCCGAGCCCGTCGAGGAAACGCTCGGCTCGGGACGCTTCGGAATGGTGGAAGAGACGCCGGCTCTCATGAACCGGGCGGTGAAGGAGGGCTTGGACCGGGGCGAGGGGATGGGAGAAGCGCTTGGGCGCTTTCTGCTGGATTCGCGCGCCAAGAACTCCGGGCTGAGCCTCCTCGCGCGGGCCGCGGAACGGTCGCTCCCGCTTACCGTGCACGTGGCGATCGGGACCGACACCCTTCATCAGCACCCGAGCTTCGACGGGGCCAGGACCGGCCTCGCGACGCACCGAGATTTCAAGATCCTCGCGGCCGCGATGCGCCGGCTCTCCGGCGGCGTGGTTCTGAACTTCGGCTCGGCGGTGATTCTGCCCGAGGTCTTCCTGAAGGCGCTCTCCCTCGTGCGCAACCTCGGACATGATGCCGGCGGATTCACGGCGGCGAATTTCGATCAGATTCGACATTACCGGCCCGAAAAGAACATCCTGGAGCGGCCGCTCCAGGGGGCCGGGCAGGGCCTCTCGTTCGTCGGACCGCACGAGCTCTGGATTCCGCTCTTGGCCACCCTCTACCTCGCCAGGACGAAGCGGGCGGCTCCGTGAAGGGGTGTCGCCTCCGCCGAACATGCCGGCGCTGAGCGGGGCTCCCATCCGGGCCGTTCTGTGAAGCGCGGGCGCCTCGCCCTCGCCATGCTGGGCATCGGGCTCAGCGCGGCCGCGGTCTTCGTTCTCCTCCGCCAGGTCAGCCCGAAAGAGCTCGCCCGCAATATCGGCCGGGCCGACCCGGCATGGTTTCTCGCCGCTTGCGGCCTTACGATCCTGGGCTACTGGCTGCGCGCGCAGCGTTGGGGAAGGATTCTCTCCCCCGAGGCCCGCGTCACGCAGGGGAAGCTCTTCGCGGCAACCATGGTGGGCTTTCTCGCGATCAACACGCTTCCGGCACGACTGGGCGAGCTTGTCCGCGCGTACGCCCTGGCGCGGACCGAGCGGATCAAGGCGGGCACCGTCCTAGGCTCGGTTGTCATCGAACGGATATTCGACCTGGCCGCGCTGGGAGGGTTCTGGGCGATGTCTCTTCTGTTTGCGCCCTATCCGGCCTGGTTTCGATGGAGCGGGTATCTGACGCTGGGCTTGAGCGTCGGCATCACGGCCGCGCTCTGGCTGCTCCACGCCGGCCACTACGCGACGAACCCGCTTGGGTCGCGGCTCCGAGCTCTCGTTCCGGCCAGGCTCTTTGCGCCGCTGGAGCGCCCGATCGCCTCATTCACCGCCGGCCTCCGAGTCTTGGGAAGGCCTTCGACGATGGCGGGGGCCGGCCTGACCACGGCCGCGATGTGGCTCGTGAACGGGGCGGTTTTCCTCCTAGTCGGGAAAAGCATGGGGCTCGCCCTCCCGCTCTGGTCCCCGCTGCTCCTCTCCTTCGTTGTGTGCGTCGCGATCATGGTGCCCTCCTCGCCCGGATTCATAGGCGTGCTGGAAGGCTCCTGCGTCGTTGGGCTATCGCTTCTGGGGGTCGATGCCTCCCGGGCCCTGGCGTACGGGATCCTTTACCATCTGACACAAATTCTGCCGGTTGTGTTGCTTGGAGGGGCCTACGCGGTCCGTGGTCGGACCGGGTCGGGGCAAGGTCGCCCCGCCCGGGGACACCCCGAAGAGGGCTTGGAGCGAAAAAATTGACGACAGTGACAGGCTAAAATATGGCAGGTCAAAGGGTGTAAAGCTTTTTTAGTTGACTCTGACGACCCCTGCTGTTATACTGTTTTAAGCAATAAATCCGCGCTCAGAGCACACTTAGCGTTGGCGGGTCCGAGAGTGGAGGGGCGATGCAGACTTCCGACCGAGGGCTACTTTCGCCTTTCGGAAGTTCACGTTCCAGCCTGATAGCGTTAAGTACACTGATCGCGGCGATTGGTTTCACGCCCTGGATGTGGGGTACCTGGGCCCCGTGGGGGCAGTTCGCATTTCGCACTCTCGGTCTCACGGCGCTTTTTGCCGTTTCGTTTGCACTTTCGAAGAGCTCGTTCGCACGCAGCGTGTGGGAGGCCAGGGTCACGCGTGCCATGCTTGCTTTCGTGATGGTCTCCGCGCTCTCGGCTGCGCTCTCGATTCACAGGGGCAAGAGTCTCGAAGCCATGCTCAACTTGCTTGCCGTCACAGGGCTCTTCCTTACGACCTCGACCCTTGTTCGGGGGGCCGGCCTCTTGCGCGGCGTCGCTCTCTTCGAAGTGTTCGCCGCGCTTCCGGTCGCCGCGCTCGGGCTCATACAGCACTTCCGTCCCGAGCTCCTTCCGGCCGGGAATTCATATCCCGGGCGCGCGCTCGGTCCCTTCGGGCAGCCGAATCGGATGGGCGGATATCTCATCGCGGCGATTCCGGTCGCGCTCGCTCTCGCAATCGCGGCGCAGGACCGCGTGCTCAAGGTGGGAATCATGGTCGCGGCGTTCGGGCTGATGTTCAGCCTCGTGGCGACTTACTCGCGGGGCGCCTGGCTCGGCCTCGCCGCCGGTCTTTTGGTGTTGGCGGCGGCGCTTGTGCGATGGCCCGAGCTCCTGCCGCGCCCCGCGGTCCTTGCTGCGTCGGTGGCGTGTGTGTCCCTGCCTGTCCTGTTTCTCCTTCCTTCCGTGATCTCCCGAATTGAGGCCAGGCCTTCGGCCACGCCTGCGTGGAATCTTCCGATCGATCCGGAGCGGGAGGGGAGCGGCGCGATGCGCCGCGCGATCTGGGCCGGGGCGCTCCGGGCGACCGCGCAGCGCCCGGTCCTCGGGTCGGGCATTGGCGCCTTCCGTGAGGCGTTCGATCGCTCCAAAGGCACGACGATGAAGCAGCTCGAGGCGGTAGGGGGGCGCACCGCCGATCAAGCCCACAACCACTACCTTGGACTTCTGGCTGAGCGTGGCGTTCTGGGTCTCGCCGCGTTCGCCATTCTGACCGCGCTCTCGCTGGGCGCGGCGGCCGCGGCCTTGGCTTCCGGGACGCCGACGATGGGACGCGTTCTGGTCGCCGGCCTGGCCGGTTCGGTGGTGGCTCTCTTGGCGCATGGGCTCGCGGATGACAACCTGTCGCTGGTGCCGCACGGGACCGTTTTGTTCGCGAACCTCGGCCTTCTTGCCGCGGCTCCGGCTTCGGCCAAGCGGGAAGCCCGGGGAACCATGTGGATGGGGCGGGCGGGGATGCTCGCGGCGTTTCTTGCGATGTCCCTATCGATCGTGAGCTTCGTTGCCGCCGGGCGCGCGCTCGCGGCCGCCGCGCGCGCCGAAGCCGGCCGCGCCGACCTGGCCGCGGCCGATTTTCGCGCGGCATCCAATCTGGCGCCCTGGCGCGACGACTTCGCGGTCGGCCACGCGGAGCAAGCCGAGGCCTGGGCC encodes the following:
- a CDS encoding bifunctional oligoribonuclease/PAP phosphatase NrnA, encoding MNDVTLEGLEAFLAGREEFLVTAHIDPDGDAVGSCLGLKLALDHMGKTAEVVLDSPVPAALLFLPAASTIRRPDHVQKKFDSAFVLDSSSLDRTGSVPERCLNPGAKIAVFDHHWGNDGFGDIRLVNPEASATAELVYDVIDLLHIPISPEIAECLYAGILSDTGGFRYANTSSRTLRVAARLVERGARAPVVAEALYATKTAPSLRILGLALASLETRSGGRIGAMTISRDMFERAGATPEDADGIVQYAKALAGARVGVLVQEVAPNEIRASLRSDGTVDVNEVASLFGGGGHRNAAGLRVRGDLERVRNDLYEALDRAMNGGPPPSAG
- the truB gene encoding tRNA pseudouridine(55) synthase TruB, whose protein sequence is MADLLHLLDKPEGWTSHDVVARMRRILGERRVGHAGTLDPFATGLLILAEGRATALLGCVSLLPKRYLAKARLGIATDTQDRTGKPIRVSERIPGREGIQAALERLRGVTRQRPPLYSAVRVRGERLYKAARRGESPDPGERTIRVYELEVLDGTLPELGLDLTVSRGTYVRTLAHDLGELLGCGAHLLSLRRIASGPFHVDEALSPEPCSGNGAGDFRGRALTPAQAVMHLPRATLTSEEAARLRHGRAPALGPDRIEPAPLGYPLPPGETRWPLALLAPEGELLGLAESPCPAVPSEAPPQAVVRLLRVFP
- the rbfA gene encoding 30S ribosome-binding factor RbfA, with the protein product MPSRKQSPRTRRVADRIQVELAEILSTRTEDPRLRVLSVTGAEVSRDFSLAKVWVAGTLLTPDSEPNVLQALARATPYFRSLLAARLGLRIVPELQFQIDRSIEKGARIEQLLREIQEPPDE
- a CDS encoding insulinase family protein — encoded protein: MDEGDRFRRVELPSGLTVIGEHVDSVRSLSIGVWVKVGARHEATPESGMSHFLEHMVFKGTHTRDAYELALSLESVGGHLDAFTGREVTCFDARALDEHLNLAVEVLADLVLNPKLDPDDVEKEKKVILDEIHTYEDTPDERIHDLFADVVWSGHPLGNRILGTRESVQAFTREDVARYHARRYCASNLLVAIAGRFDWERFVGEVSSRFGDAPPGVPPESKSVQPNGRDVVHHVKDLAQQYLCIGGRGLPSQHPDRHALIVLSTLLGGGMSSRLFQRVREQEGLAYSVYTYADFYRDAGIICAGMNVQPQHGRRVVALTLEEFERVIRQGVPENELRSVKAQLKGNLLLGLESTSNRMNRIARNQLYEGRFVSVDELVRRVDLVRSEDVQRVALELISRDRISLVALGPSAGSEFETGDLMLGTAA
- a CDS encoding DUF503 domain-containing protein, encoding MVVGLLQMELHLPASHSLKAKRSVVNHVKERLRTRFNASVAEVDHQDLWQRATLGVAVVSGEPGVLDKVLRDILACVEREDRLAVLDYQIRID
- the rpsO gene encoding 30S ribosomal protein S15; this encodes MPLTPERKREVIDHFRTHETDSGSAEVQIALLTERIKYLTEHFKVHKRDHHSRRGLLRMVGQRRRLLDYLKSSNVERYRMVVKELGLRK
- a CDS encoding bifunctional riboflavin kinase/FMN adenylyltransferase, with amino-acid sequence MTRISRPIAMTIGVFDGLHLGHQRVIAATVEVARERGGIAWVTTFDPHPDTIVRGVPPRPWITPPEEREELLHAMGVDRVHVERFDRSVQALPPEGFIDRVLGVGAPLAVLVIGPDFRMGRDRVGDRAYLEALGERRGFAVREVPFLMGGGGKLSSTALRGLIQAGSVEEASAMLGRPYSLRGRVGSGAGRGRQLGYPTANLEVHPAKLLPAPGIYISSNRLLGITWPGLTYVGSAETFGPGPVRVEAHLLDYDGKESLRGKVLVTSLVRRLRGDEVFESPEALIRAMDQDRARAAEYWSSRAAARGTISGSVPD
- the pnp gene encoding polyribonucleotide nucleotidyltransferase codes for the protein MPESVSLDLGGRTFSIEVGKVAKQASGSAWVRYGDTVVLVAAVASKYPIDKDFFPLSVEYREKTYAAGKIPGGFFKREGRPTEKEILSSRLIDRPLRPLFPDGFRNEIQISATVLSSDQANDSDILGITGASVALMVSDIPFPEPVSGVRVGFVEGKLVLNPTFQELEQSALDMVVAGTDSSIVMVEGGAREVPEATVVEALRFAHKHILELNKIQVELRRRIGKPKREFAVPPKDAGLEAAVEREFGDRVRRANEIQTKEERQAELDRVKEEALAKFEESHPDMGKQIATILEHIESQDLRRRILKEGRRADGRGPDDIRAITCEVGVLPRTHGSALFTRGQTQSLVATTLGTKVDEQRVEELEGQSWKSYMLHYNFPPFSVGEVRPMRGPGRREIGHGALAERAIEPLIPSDIDFPYTIRVVSDILESNGSSSMATVCGGSLSLMDAGVPIKAHVAGIAMGLIKDGNDIAILTDILGVEDHLGDMDFKVTGTREGITAFQMDIKIEGLSMDIMSRALEKARVARMHVLGKMEAAIATPRAELSPYAPRIYIMMIDPDKIREVIGPGGKMIKKISAETGTQIDIEDSGEVRIAAFSGADGDRARDIIRSITEDPEVGRIYSGIVRRVVPFGAFVEISPGKDGLVHISELEPHRVERVEDVINEGDTVLVKVIGIDREGKIKLSRKQALPGYEESGDHEAQRRPPGGGGERPRRKPEHSRR